The proteins below come from a single Oncorhynchus gorbuscha isolate QuinsamMale2020 ecotype Even-year linkage group LG12, OgorEven_v1.0, whole genome shotgun sequence genomic window:
- the LOC123991001 gene encoding glycerophosphocholine phosphodiesterase GPCPD1-like isoform X1, whose product METTQVTLAVRGDTSPGEVIAVVGSCEALGGWCHQRAVTLQPVEHDGTLWKRTVSVPRGAVPTYRYFKGHFLESKSAGGPCQVIVTKWETHQQPRLMSPTESHLDIDDGQFGFHNGSVCMDSGWLTCQTEIRLRLHFSKTSPVSITKKKYKKSRFRIKLTLEGVEEEDDEDEEPEQSAASWHKMTTTLETSMISGDGYKSRHSQPECGYALEASQWTEYIIHSMDPDNLELTFDFFEEDMGEHVMPGDAHPGTAGTACLLSSFFVESGKDTGVVTLPIMKRNSRQTLGKVRVDYLVIRPIEGLQCDMSSSFTKYWRKRSTPLDVGHRGAGSTHAAKHTKVRENTIASFKSAANHGAAYVEFDVHLSKDCVPIVYHDLTCCISTKKKGDKHSLEMFEVPVKDLTYDQLQQLKLGHASALKVNDHKDDDDEEEVDEHQPFPSFSQIFHAVPENVGFNIELKWICQMKDGSWEGNLSSYFNMNLFLDIILSCVLQRAGKRRVVFSCFDPDVCTMVRQKQNKYPILFLTQGISETYPELMDIRCRTTQIAMSFAQSENILGISAHTEELLQNLEHIREAQSKGLVVFCWGDLNNDHDNRTKLREQGIDGLIYDRICDDQVEQANVFKVEEQHTLQETLKSFVCSCYSIPCQAPICAANTKVHNGSAESDSGLSSS is encoded by the exons ATGGAGACAACTCAAGTGACTTTGGCAGTTAGGGGAGACACATCCCCAG GTGAGGTGATAGCTGTGGTTGGTAGCTGTGAAGCTTTAGGAGGCTGGTGCCATCAAAGAGCTGTGACCCTACAACCGGTTGAACACGATGG CACATTGTGGAAGAGGACCGTCAGTGTGCCCAGAGGTGCTGTGCCAACCTATCGTTACTTCAAAGGCCACTTCCTGGAGTCAAAG AGTGCAGGTGGTCCCTGTCAGGTGATAGTCACTAAGTGGGAGACCCATCAGCAGCCACGTCTGATGAGCCCCACAG AATCGCACCTTGATATTGACGATGGCCAATTTGGATTCCACA ACGGCTCAGTGTGTATGGACTCTGGGTGGCTGACGTGCCAGACAGAGATCCGTCTGCGTCTGCACTTCTCAAAGACGTCTCCCGTATCCATCACCAAGAAGAAATACAAGAAGTCTCGCTTCAG GATCAAGCTGACGCTTgagggtgtggaggaggaggatgatgaagatGAAGAGCCGGAGCAGAGTGCAGCGTCATGGCACAAGATGACGACCACGCTGGAGACCAGTATGATCAGTGGAGATGGGTACAAGTCCCGCCACTCCCAGCCTGAGTGTGGTTACGCCCTGGAGGCCTCACAGTGGACAGAGTACATCATCCACTCCATGGACCCCGACAACCTAGAACTCACCTTTGACTTCTTTGAG GAAGACATGGGCGAGCACGTGATGCCAGGGGATGCCCACCCAGGGACGGCGGGTACggcctgcctcctctcctcattcTTCGTGGAGAGTGGCAAGGACACTGGCGTGGTCACTCTGCCCATCATGAAACGCAACTCCAGACAGACCCTGGGCAAAGTCCGAG TGGACTACCTGGTGATCCGTCCTATCGAGGGACTGCAGTGTGACATGAGCTCCTCCTTCACCAAGTACTGGAGGAAGAGGAGTACCCCACTGGACGTTGGCCACAGAGGGGCCGGGAGCACACACGCAGCCAA ACATACCAAAGTCAGGGAGAACACCATTGCTTCGTTCAAAAGTGCTGCCAATCAT GGGGCTGCCTATGTGGAGTTTGATGTCCATCTCTCCAAGGACTGTGTCCCCATCGTGTACCACGATCTCACCTGTTGCATCTCTACTAAGAAG aAAGGAGACAAGCACTCTTTGGAGATGTTTGAAGTGCCGGTCAAAGATCTCACATACGACCAGCTACAGCAGCTTAAG CTGGGTCATGCTTCTGCCTTGAAGGTGAATGACCACAAAG ATGACGACGATGAGGAAGAGGTTGACGAACACCAGCCCTTCCCTTCATTCTCGCAG ATCTTCCATGCAGTGCCTGAAAATGTGGGCTTCAACATCGAGCTGAAGTGGATTTGTCAGATGAAG GATGGTTCGTGGGAAGGAAACCTGTCCTCGTACTTCAACATGAACCTGTTCCTGGACATCATACTGAGCTGTGTGCTGCAGAGAGCCGGCAAGAGACGCGTCGTCTTCTCCTGCTTCGACCCCGACGTCTGCACCAT GGTTCGTCAGAAGCAGAACAAGTACCCCATCTTGTTCCTGACCCAGGGCATCTCTGAGACCTATCCTGAGCTCATGGACATCCGCTGCAGGACCACACAGATCGCCATGAGCTTTGCGCAGAGCGAAAACATCCTG GGTATCAGTGCCCACACAGAGGAGCTGCTTCAGAACCTGGAGCACATCCGAGAGGCTCAATCTAAAGGCCTGGTGGTGTTCTGCTGGGGAGACCTCAACAACGACCACGACAACAGGACCAAGCTAAGGGAGCAGGGCATCGACGGACTCATCTATGACAG GATCTGTGACGACCAGGTTGAGCAGGCCAACGTCTTCAAAGTGGAGGAGCAGCACACTCTGCAGGAGACTCTGAAGAGCTTTGTGTGTTCCTGCTACTCCATCCCCTGCCAGGCGCCTATCTGCGCCGCCAACACCAAGGTTCACAACGGCAGTGCAGAGTCCGACTCGGGCCTCAGCTCTTCTTGA
- the LOC123991001 gene encoding glycerophosphocholine phosphodiesterase GPCPD1-like isoform X2: MSPTESHLDIDDGQFGFHNGSVCMDSGWLTCQTEIRLRLHFSKTSPVSITKKKYKKSRFRIKLTLEGVEEEDDEDEEPEQSAASWHKMTTTLETSMISGDGYKSRHSQPECGYALEASQWTEYIIHSMDPDNLELTFDFFEEDMGEHVMPGDAHPGTAGTACLLSSFFVESGKDTGVVTLPIMKRNSRQTLGKVRVDYLVIRPIEGLQCDMSSSFTKYWRKRSTPLDVGHRGAGSTHAAKHTKVRENTIASFKSAANHGAAYVEFDVHLSKDCVPIVYHDLTCCISTKKKGDKHSLEMFEVPVKDLTYDQLQQLKLGHASALKVNDHKDDDDEEEVDEHQPFPSFSQIFHAVPENVGFNIELKWICQMKDGSWEGNLSSYFNMNLFLDIILSCVLQRAGKRRVVFSCFDPDVCTMVRQKQNKYPILFLTQGISETYPELMDIRCRTTQIAMSFAQSENILGISAHTEELLQNLEHIREAQSKGLVVFCWGDLNNDHDNRTKLREQGIDGLIYDRICDDQVEQANVFKVEEQHTLQETLKSFVCSCYSIPCQAPICAANTKVHNGSAESDSGLSSS; this comes from the exons ATGAGCCCCACAG AATCGCACCTTGATATTGACGATGGCCAATTTGGATTCCACA ACGGCTCAGTGTGTATGGACTCTGGGTGGCTGACGTGCCAGACAGAGATCCGTCTGCGTCTGCACTTCTCAAAGACGTCTCCCGTATCCATCACCAAGAAGAAATACAAGAAGTCTCGCTTCAG GATCAAGCTGACGCTTgagggtgtggaggaggaggatgatgaagatGAAGAGCCGGAGCAGAGTGCAGCGTCATGGCACAAGATGACGACCACGCTGGAGACCAGTATGATCAGTGGAGATGGGTACAAGTCCCGCCACTCCCAGCCTGAGTGTGGTTACGCCCTGGAGGCCTCACAGTGGACAGAGTACATCATCCACTCCATGGACCCCGACAACCTAGAACTCACCTTTGACTTCTTTGAG GAAGACATGGGCGAGCACGTGATGCCAGGGGATGCCCACCCAGGGACGGCGGGTACggcctgcctcctctcctcattcTTCGTGGAGAGTGGCAAGGACACTGGCGTGGTCACTCTGCCCATCATGAAACGCAACTCCAGACAGACCCTGGGCAAAGTCCGAG TGGACTACCTGGTGATCCGTCCTATCGAGGGACTGCAGTGTGACATGAGCTCCTCCTTCACCAAGTACTGGAGGAAGAGGAGTACCCCACTGGACGTTGGCCACAGAGGGGCCGGGAGCACACACGCAGCCAA ACATACCAAAGTCAGGGAGAACACCATTGCTTCGTTCAAAAGTGCTGCCAATCAT GGGGCTGCCTATGTGGAGTTTGATGTCCATCTCTCCAAGGACTGTGTCCCCATCGTGTACCACGATCTCACCTGTTGCATCTCTACTAAGAAG aAAGGAGACAAGCACTCTTTGGAGATGTTTGAAGTGCCGGTCAAAGATCTCACATACGACCAGCTACAGCAGCTTAAG CTGGGTCATGCTTCTGCCTTGAAGGTGAATGACCACAAAG ATGACGACGATGAGGAAGAGGTTGACGAACACCAGCCCTTCCCTTCATTCTCGCAG ATCTTCCATGCAGTGCCTGAAAATGTGGGCTTCAACATCGAGCTGAAGTGGATTTGTCAGATGAAG GATGGTTCGTGGGAAGGAAACCTGTCCTCGTACTTCAACATGAACCTGTTCCTGGACATCATACTGAGCTGTGTGCTGCAGAGAGCCGGCAAGAGACGCGTCGTCTTCTCCTGCTTCGACCCCGACGTCTGCACCAT GGTTCGTCAGAAGCAGAACAAGTACCCCATCTTGTTCCTGACCCAGGGCATCTCTGAGACCTATCCTGAGCTCATGGACATCCGCTGCAGGACCACACAGATCGCCATGAGCTTTGCGCAGAGCGAAAACATCCTG GGTATCAGTGCCCACACAGAGGAGCTGCTTCAGAACCTGGAGCACATCCGAGAGGCTCAATCTAAAGGCCTGGTGGTGTTCTGCTGGGGAGACCTCAACAACGACCACGACAACAGGACCAAGCTAAGGGAGCAGGGCATCGACGGACTCATCTATGACAG GATCTGTGACGACCAGGTTGAGCAGGCCAACGTCTTCAAAGTGGAGGAGCAGCACACTCTGCAGGAGACTCTGAAGAGCTTTGTGTGTTCCTGCTACTCCATCCCCTGCCAGGCGCCTATCTGCGCCGCCAACACCAAGGTTCACAACGGCAGTGCAGAGTCCGACTCGGGCCTCAGCTCTTCTTGA
- the LOC123991001 gene encoding glycerophosphocholine phosphodiesterase GPCPD1-like isoform X3: protein MDSGWLTCQTEIRLRLHFSKTSPVSITKKKYKKSRFRIKLTLEGVEEEDDEDEEPEQSAASWHKMTTTLETSMISGDGYKSRHSQPECGYALEASQWTEYIIHSMDPDNLELTFDFFEEDMGEHVMPGDAHPGTAGTACLLSSFFVESGKDTGVVTLPIMKRNSRQTLGKVRVDYLVIRPIEGLQCDMSSSFTKYWRKRSTPLDVGHRGAGSTHAAKHTKVRENTIASFKSAANHGAAYVEFDVHLSKDCVPIVYHDLTCCISTKKKGDKHSLEMFEVPVKDLTYDQLQQLKLGHASALKVNDHKDDDDEEEVDEHQPFPSFSQIFHAVPENVGFNIELKWICQMKDGSWEGNLSSYFNMNLFLDIILSCVLQRAGKRRVVFSCFDPDVCTMVRQKQNKYPILFLTQGISETYPELMDIRCRTTQIAMSFAQSENILGISAHTEELLQNLEHIREAQSKGLVVFCWGDLNNDHDNRTKLREQGIDGLIYDRICDDQVEQANVFKVEEQHTLQETLKSFVCSCYSIPCQAPICAANTKVHNGSAESDSGLSSS, encoded by the exons ATGGACTCTGGGTGGCTGACGTGCCAGACAGAGATCCGTCTGCGTCTGCACTTCTCAAAGACGTCTCCCGTATCCATCACCAAGAAGAAATACAAGAAGTCTCGCTTCAG GATCAAGCTGACGCTTgagggtgtggaggaggaggatgatgaagatGAAGAGCCGGAGCAGAGTGCAGCGTCATGGCACAAGATGACGACCACGCTGGAGACCAGTATGATCAGTGGAGATGGGTACAAGTCCCGCCACTCCCAGCCTGAGTGTGGTTACGCCCTGGAGGCCTCACAGTGGACAGAGTACATCATCCACTCCATGGACCCCGACAACCTAGAACTCACCTTTGACTTCTTTGAG GAAGACATGGGCGAGCACGTGATGCCAGGGGATGCCCACCCAGGGACGGCGGGTACggcctgcctcctctcctcattcTTCGTGGAGAGTGGCAAGGACACTGGCGTGGTCACTCTGCCCATCATGAAACGCAACTCCAGACAGACCCTGGGCAAAGTCCGAG TGGACTACCTGGTGATCCGTCCTATCGAGGGACTGCAGTGTGACATGAGCTCCTCCTTCACCAAGTACTGGAGGAAGAGGAGTACCCCACTGGACGTTGGCCACAGAGGGGCCGGGAGCACACACGCAGCCAA ACATACCAAAGTCAGGGAGAACACCATTGCTTCGTTCAAAAGTGCTGCCAATCAT GGGGCTGCCTATGTGGAGTTTGATGTCCATCTCTCCAAGGACTGTGTCCCCATCGTGTACCACGATCTCACCTGTTGCATCTCTACTAAGAAG aAAGGAGACAAGCACTCTTTGGAGATGTTTGAAGTGCCGGTCAAAGATCTCACATACGACCAGCTACAGCAGCTTAAG CTGGGTCATGCTTCTGCCTTGAAGGTGAATGACCACAAAG ATGACGACGATGAGGAAGAGGTTGACGAACACCAGCCCTTCCCTTCATTCTCGCAG ATCTTCCATGCAGTGCCTGAAAATGTGGGCTTCAACATCGAGCTGAAGTGGATTTGTCAGATGAAG GATGGTTCGTGGGAAGGAAACCTGTCCTCGTACTTCAACATGAACCTGTTCCTGGACATCATACTGAGCTGTGTGCTGCAGAGAGCCGGCAAGAGACGCGTCGTCTTCTCCTGCTTCGACCCCGACGTCTGCACCAT GGTTCGTCAGAAGCAGAACAAGTACCCCATCTTGTTCCTGACCCAGGGCATCTCTGAGACCTATCCTGAGCTCATGGACATCCGCTGCAGGACCACACAGATCGCCATGAGCTTTGCGCAGAGCGAAAACATCCTG GGTATCAGTGCCCACACAGAGGAGCTGCTTCAGAACCTGGAGCACATCCGAGAGGCTCAATCTAAAGGCCTGGTGGTGTTCTGCTGGGGAGACCTCAACAACGACCACGACAACAGGACCAAGCTAAGGGAGCAGGGCATCGACGGACTCATCTATGACAG GATCTGTGACGACCAGGTTGAGCAGGCCAACGTCTTCAAAGTGGAGGAGCAGCACACTCTGCAGGAGACTCTGAAGAGCTTTGTGTGTTCCTGCTACTCCATCCCCTGCCAGGCGCCTATCTGCGCCGCCAACACCAAGGTTCACAACGGCAGTGCAGAGTCCGACTCGGGCCTCAGCTCTTCTTGA